Proteins found in one Pirellulales bacterium genomic segment:
- a CDS encoding thioredoxin family protein, translated as MARIRALGGMALLALVLAATGCSGGPPPPEQVARPATIQRGELKFVESYDQGIQLAQQEGKPLLLFFTAAWCNFCHQLAADAFKHEQVVGLSDQFVCVLVDADSQPEICRHYHVRSFPTIQFLSPRGVPLNRMTGKRPGTQLVMEMQSALQATARRADPARHTTLR; from the coding sequence ATGGCTCGAATTCGCGCGCTCGGCGGCATGGCGCTGCTGGCGCTCGTGCTAGCTGCCACCGGATGCTCCGGCGGGCCCCCCCCCCCCGAGCAGGTAGCTCGCCCTGCCACGATTCAGCGCGGCGAGCTCAAGTTCGTCGAAAGCTACGACCAGGGCATTCAACTTGCCCAGCAAGAAGGGAAGCCGTTGCTGCTCTTCTTCACGGCGGCCTGGTGCAATTTCTGCCACCAGTTGGCGGCCGATGCCTTCAAGCACGAACAGGTCGTGGGCTTGTCCGACCAGTTCGTGTGCGTGCTAGTCGATGCCGATTCTCAGCCCGAGATCTGCCGGCACTACCACGTACGCAGCTTTCCGACGATCCAGTTCCTTTCGCCACGCGGCGTGCCGCTGAACCGCATGACAGGAAAGCGCCCGGGCACGCAACTGGTGATGGAAATGCAGTCGGCGCTGCAAGCCACGGCCCGTCGCGCCGATCCGGCGCGCCACACCACCTTGCGTTAG